The Ascochyta rabiei chromosome 3, complete sequence genome segment AGCTGTGAGCCTGTGCCGTAAAGAGTGTCGACACCGGGCCGTGACAAGGAATGGGTGAAAGTTGCAATGAAGGCAACAAGCAAGGCAAAGGAAGGGAGGGGAGCCTGAAGAAAAGGGCAGTGCGACAGGGCGTTCGCGTAGAAAAGCTCAGCAGCGCCGGCGACAAGCCGCGTTGACCTGTCTTTGAAAGATTGGGTCAGGATTTGACGGGGGTGGGCCAGGAACAAGCAACAACCAGCGAACCGCATCGCGCCCTATGCCTGGAGCACCGAGTTGGTGGCGTCGATGAGTCCTGAGTGGGCGTAGCCCCTGATGCTTTTCGGTCGACTTGTGAGGACGAGCGAATGGGAACAGGGCGCGTGGAACCCGATGAGTGAATGCTAGCGCCAACGTGTTCCAGATAAAGCTGGGGTTTGCCTGTCCCGTGCACCTCGTTGGCCTGGCTGTTTCAACATTTGCGATCAATCACAGCTGGGCACCCACTCTGTTTCCCAATCAAGGGGCACTGGTGCAAGGCGGCATTGACGACAGTTATTGATAGAAGGGGGCGAGACGAGCACACTGCCGGGCGGCAGTCGCACAGTGTCAACTACAGCATGGCGTACCAGGCGCCGTGGAAACAGAGCATGTATGCCGTCTGTGGCCCGTCTCCAGTCAACGAACCATGGTTGCGTTGAGGCGGCACAACTCTAGAACCTTGTCTCTGTAGCGTTGAAAAAAGGCGTCCAAGGCTTCCTCGGTGACGTCCGGCCGTACCTTGCAGACGCGCGCATGAACGTGTACCCAAGTGTGTGGTTTTGTGCCAACACCTCCGCACTGCCTGGCCTTGCCTTGCAGCCTGTGCAGCGGCTGTTGGTTTCGAAACAGCTGCTCTCACAGAGCAAGTGAGGCGAGCAGTCCACCCCACTCATTGCTGCAGACCGCGTTGTCTCGCATAACCTAGAACGACCTGAGGCATCATGGATCCACATGGTTCCCGGCCTGACCCGCCAGGATCTGCCGCTGTCCTGCTTGCGGAACGAGACTGACAGATCGTTGTGTCGTATTGCGCCCGCTTGACGATGCCGGCACTTGCGCAATGACATCCAGCAACCACATTGAAGTTTGTTGACGATGAGCTCGAGCTGGTGCTGgaggctgaggctgaggcTCGGAGACCTGTCGCAGTGTAGCATGCAGATCGCTGTGGTGGGCGAAATGAGAAGGATCAGAAGAAGCAAGGGCACGAGTCGCCCAAAGACGATTCCTGAAACACGTGCGGCTCGAGGCGTGCAATCATGACGGCGTGAGAGTTTCTCAAAGATGAAGCAGAATCTCACCTCGTATCTGGCAGCCACTGCAACTTGGATGGTGGTTCGTGGTGCAATGTAAAGGACTTGGAGTGCAATGCGAGTAGATGGAGGATGTACTCGCCTGATCCACTCCCAATCCACTCTGCAGCAAAGAGGCCCAGTCACTTGATACAGGCCTGGCTGTTTTTGTCTTTCATGATGCAGAACGAACAGCCACGCAAAGCGCAGCATGAACACAGTAAAAGGAGGCATGTTGCAGCACAAACAAAAGCTGTTTACAGCCAAAACGTATTTACTCGTTCTTCTATAACATCCTGGCCTGATGTAGGCGCCCCTAGGTAGCGATTGATGGATTTGTTGATTTTGCGTGGCCCGGGCTTATATCCCATTTATTCTGCACAGGAAAGTGTTCTTGTTGAGTGTTGATCTATCGTTCAAAGTTCGCGGGTATCTACTCCTCCATCGACTCCCATCCCTTTTCCTGTTCACCCTCCTCTTCGCCGTCGCTCTCGCCCTCATCCGTGTCAGAGTCGGTGTCAGACTCCTCCAAGGCAACGAGCCTCTCCTTTGCGCCAGGCTTCATCTGCGGCACCTTGGTAGCGAAGGCTGCACGAACCGCTGCATTTGTGCTTGTGTCCCAAATCTGTACGGATCCTTTGCTGCCGGCAACAGCCAAGCGGAAGCCAACTTCCTTGTCTGGGGCAAACGAGGTCGAGAAGACTCTGCCAACGCCCAGGTCTCGCGACACCACCATGCTTGGCCCGTTCTCTTGCACGTTCCAGAGCTTGACCTGTTTGTCTGTTGAACCCGTCACCAGGAAACCGGGGATGATTGGGTTGATGTCGAACGAGGAGATGGACTCGTCGTGGGCTTGGAGTACCCAGGCAGGTTTGGACTGCGACGGGTCTGCGGGCGCCATGCGTGTGTCGTGGTAGTGGATCATGCCATTTTCGGTGGAGATCTAGTGCTGTTAGCAGACTGTTTATCCAGGCTTCGCTGCCTACGTACGTAAAAGTAGTTGGGGTCGTGAGGGTTCCACCTGACTGTCTCGACATCACTCTCCACACCCCATCGCGGTGCCTTTGCCTCGGGTGCTCGCATGTCGGCTGCAACCACTGTGCGGTCGTAACTGCCGCTGAGCAAGACAGTAGATTCGACGGGGTGCCATGCGACGGAGCACACCTTGTCTGTGTGGTATGTGTACGACTTTGCGCACTTGGTCGTGTTGAGATCCCACAGCTTGACAGTCTTGTCCGCGGACGACGAGGCGAGCAGGTTCCTGTGCTGGCGGTTGGCTGCGAGCGAAAGGACCGAGTCGACGTGGAAGTTGTCGTTTGCCTTGTtcgacttcttcttcttcttcttcttgggcTTGTCTGCGTTTGCCGCGTCCTCTGCGCCTTGGCCGAGGACGGCGTCTGGGTACATGCTGTCGACGACGTCCAAGTTCCACAGCTCGATATCAGGGTCCATGGTGCCGATGGCGACAAAGTTGCCCTTGGCGTTGCTCGAGGCGGCCGACTTGCCCACGGGCAGATCTAGCCACTCGACGGCCAGGGGAATGGCGGGCAGCATGATGTCGTGGTGGACGTAGAGGttgtcgtcctcgtcctcgtagACGTAGACCTCCAGATGCGCAACCTCATCCTCTATGCGCCCGGCCAGGACCAGGTTGTCTGTGGCCAGGATCTGGAGCTCTTCGcgctcctcgtcgtcctcctCGTCGGCGCCCTGCATGGTGATGTAGgggtcgtcttcgtcgttcTCGTGGAAGACCAGGTTGTTGGCGTTGCCGAACATGGCCATGGTGTCGCCAGCAGCTTCGTCGACTTCGTCGTCATAGTGCTCGAGGTCGTATTCCTTgaggtcgtcgtcgtcgtcgctgtgTGGGGTCAGCGATGCAGAATCTGGTTTGCTCGGCTGGGCACGCACTCGTGCTTCTTCGACTTTGATCTGCCGTTGCCGGTGGCCGTCTTCTCGGCCTGCGCCTCCTCGAGGTCTTCCTTCGCATCGTCGAGCTGGAGCTTGGCGAGCTGGGAAATGCGCTCGTACTCGTCCTCGTCGAACTGGTATTTCTCGGGGAAGGGGGCCGCGAAGCCGCGCGGGACCCAGGTTGTCGCCGTGATCATAGACATGTTGCCGTGTGTGCGTGTGTGCGGCGCAACCTCTGCGCTCTCGGGCGGGGAACGCAACTTTTCGACCTGGAAATATATTTTAGCGCGGCCAGCTTATCGATAGACGGCCCATTCATTCAccctggctggctggctggctggctggctggctggctgacTGACTGGCAGACGCGGACCCCCGAGCCCCGTCTCTCCCCACCCCACCACCATGGAGCGCGCCCACAGCCCCAAGCGCCGCAAGCTCGAGCCCGACGAGTACTCCATCGCGCCCCAGCCCAAGTTCCGCAAACCCAACCGCCCCCGCGACCGCAATGGCGCGCCGAGCGGCCGCGGCGCAGACGCTCCCCAGAAGCCCTTCGACGGGCCAGAGCCGCTGGTCGACGACTTGGACTCGATGGCGCTGGACCGCGACTGGTACGGCGGCGAGGAGAACGGGCACACGTTTGGCGACGACTCCCACAATCCGTTTGGCGGCGCCGAGAGCTCGTGGCTGGACGCGCAGCGAGAGGCCGCCCTGACCGAGAAGAAGCTGAACAACCGCGCCAGCATGCGGGCGCAGCAGAAGCAAAAAGACGTCGACGCCTGGGAGACGAATCGAATGCTGCAGTCGGGCGTCGCCCAGAGGAGACACTTTGACGACGACttcaacgacgacgacgaagccACCCGCGTCCACATCCTCGTCCACGATCTGAAGCCGCCCTTCCTCGACGGCAAGAAGGTCTTCACCAGGCAGATCGATCCAGTGCCCGCCGTGCGCGATCCACAAAGCGACATGGCCGTCTTCAGTCGCAGAGGCAGTCGCGTCGTCAAGGAAAAGCGCCAGCAGAAGGAGCGCGAGAAGCAGACCAAGGAGGCCACCAGCGCAAAGGGAACCACGCTGGGCAACATCATGGGCGTCAAAGAGGACGACACAGACAGTGCCGCTCCCATGCCCGAGGACGTCGAGAAGAAGGGCGGGAGCAAGTTCGCAGACCATCTCCGCAAGCAGGAGGGCGCCAGTGCATTcagcaagagcaagacaCTCCGGGAACAGCGACAGTACCTGCCAGCTTTTGCAGTCCGAGAGGACCTCCTGCGCGTGATTCGAGACAACCAAGTGACCATCGTCGTCGGCCAAACCGGCTCAGGAAAGACGACGCAGCTGACGCAGTTTCTCCACGAAGACGGCTATGGGAAACTTGGGTTGATTGGGTGCACACAACCTCGTCGTGTTGCCGCCATGAGTGTCGCCAAGCGTGTTAGTGAAGAGATGGAAGTCAAACTCGGTGGGCTGGTGGGCTATGCTATTCGCTTCGAGGACTGCACCAGCAAGGACACCAAGATCAAGTACATGACCGACGGTGTCCTTCTTCGTGAGTCCCTGGTCGAACCGGATCTAGACAAGTACTCGTGCATCATCATGGACGAGGCTCACGAGCGGGCGCTGAACACCGACGTACTCATGGGACTTATCAAGAAAGTTCTGGCACGCAGGAGAGACCTCAAGCTGATCGTTACATCCGCAACTATGAACTCGGAGCGATTCTCTCGCTTCTATGGCGGCGCACCAGAGTTCATCATCCCAGGTCGCACCTTCCCCGTCGACATACAGTACTCTCGTTCACCGTGCGAGGACTACGTCGATAGTGCTGTAAAGCAGGTTCTTGCGATCCACGTTTCTCAAGGTCCAGGTGACATTCTAGTATTCATGACTGGCCAGGAAGACATTGAGATCACTTGCGAACTCGTCGCCGAACGGCTGAAACTCCTGAACGACCCTCCTAAGATCAGTATCCTGCCCATCTACAGTCAGATGCCGGCAGATCTGCAGGCCAAAATCTTCGAACGGGCTGCCCCTGGTGTCCGGAAAGTCATTGTAGCCACCAACATTGCAGAGACGAGTTTGACCGTCGACGGCATCATGTATGTCGTAGACGCCGGCTTCTCTAAGCTCAAAGTCTACAACCCCAAGATGGGTATGGACACGCTACAAATCACTCCCATCTCACAGGCAAACGCCTCCCAACGTGCTGGTCGCGCTGGGCGCACTGGACCTGGCAAGTGCTTCCACCTGTACACCGAGCGAGCGTTCAGAGACGAGTTCTACATTCAAACCATCCCCGAAATCCAGAGAACAAACCTGGCCAACACCGTCCTCCTCTTGAAATCACTCGGCGTCAAAGACCTTCTCGACTTCGACTTCATGGACGCCCCACCCCAAGATACCATCACGACCTCGCTCTTCGACCTCTGGGCCCTTGGCGCACTCGACAACATTGGCAACTTGACTCCCCTCGGCCGCACAATGACAGCCTTCCCCATGGACCCATCTCTCGCCAAACTTGTAATCACAGCGGTCGAATATGAGTGCAGCGAAGAAATGCTCACAATCGTCGCCATGCTGTCAGTCCCCTCCGTCTTCTACCGCCCGAAAGAGCGACAAGAGGAGTCCGACGCCGCACGCGAGAAATTCTTCGTCCCAGAGTCGGACCACCTAACGCTGCTGCACGTCTACACGCAGTGGAAAGTCAACGGCTACTCGGACGGCTGGTGCATCCGGCACTTCCTGCACCCCAAGGCTCTACGCCGAGGCAAGGAGATCCGTGACCAAATCCAGGACATTATGGAGAAGCAGAAGATGCCGCTTGTCAGCTGCGGCACCGACTGGGACGTGATCCGCAAGTGCATCTGCAGCGGCTACTACCACCAAGCGGCCAAAGTCAAGGGCATCGGCGAATACATCAACCTGCGCACCAGCGTCACCATCCAACTCCACCCCACCAGCGCGCTCTACGGCCTCGGCTACCTGCCCGACTACGTCGTCTACCACGAACTCATCCTCACAAGCAAAGAGTACATGTCCTGTGTCACCTCCGTGGACCCGCACTGGCTCGCCGACATGGGCGCCGTCTTCTATTCGATCAAAGAAAAAGGCTACTCGGCGCGCGACAAGCGCGTCACCGAACGCGAATTCAACCGCAAGGCGGAGCTGGAAGCGCAGATGGCCGTGGACAAGGCGCACGAGGAGCAGCGCATCGCCGACGAGGAGAGCGGGCCGCTGATAAAAAAAGCCGTGCTGGGCaggaagaaggaagaggGCGACGGCGTCGTCAAGCGACCGGTCATCGGCTTGAAGAGCAAATTCAAGCGCAGGTGAGGTGGTGGTCGCGGTCGTATACCCAGCCAGTAGTCTGCATCTCCTCGGCGCAAAGAGAAATGTAAATCCAACGTCCACATCCGCATCCAACACTGCAATGACCCACCCAGATCTTCACACTCTCAAGAACCGCAATCCCTCGCCAATACGAGTATGTATCATCCACCACACGGCTCGGCAGACAAACACCGAAGCGGCAGTGATTAGCCCCCCCAACGGCTTCCCGTCCGTGACCCATATTTATTTCTTTGCCCACTACTCACTCCCCTGATGACGACTGCGGGCTGGGATGCAGGAAAGAGCGGCGTGCCGATCGTCCTGTTATCCCACAATGTGACCACAAACCTGCAATATGTATCACGAAGGGTTCTGGACTGAGCTTCTTTGACGATCCGATCGGAAGGGTTGTCGCGGCTGTACGTGggtttttttctttttttctcCATGGAATGAACGAAACATTGGATAGTTGTATTTTTACCTCTTCGGGTGGAAGAGACGTAAAGTTCATGTAGTGTATGGCGATGACGGTGCTGGTGATAATATCATTACTCATTAATCAGCTATACAACACTGCACACCTTTTGGCCGTGGGTGTGACGCGTCTGTCTACAAATGGCCCGCAAGGAAAAAGCCCGTCAACCCCGTCACATACACGTACTCATACAATTTGGATACTGGAAATCGATCGATCGCGTGCTTTCACGGTCAACGCCTTCTAAGCGTCAACGTCCTGCTTCTTGCGTCGAATGCTGCCGAATCGCTTCTTTAGCGCATTGCCCAAACCAGAGTTGCTTCGCCCGACACCAGATGCTTCGGCCTCGAAGGGGTTTTCCGCAGGAATGGCACCAGGCGCCTCGGTGTGGCCTACACTCTTGCTGTGACGGCGTGATGTCATCTCGATTCCGCCGTCGCCATACCTCTTGTGATCTTTCAGCTGCTTCTCAATGGTGTAGGATGGCTCGCCCTTGCCCTTTAGATCATTCGGATCGTATTCCTACAAAGTGTTAGTTCCAGAATGTGGGGATGTTGGTAATAATATGGGACATACAACACCTGGCACTCGCTTGTAGTCGCCCTTGTTCAGAGGATCGCGCTGCATATCAGTGCCTTCTTCATAGTGGTAGACGCGACCAAATTTGTCGGCCATCCCTGGGGGGACGATAGCGACGCCGTCTAGTGGGCGGTGTCTCTCGACAGCATCGCGAATATTCTCCGTCGGTGTAGCCCTCAGCGCTTCCTCGTTCGATTCCTGCACCGCCGCGACAGGGCTGTATTTCTTGTCTCTGTTGCGGGCAATGCTGGCGGCATCATACGGTCCCTCGTGATGGTAGCGCGATACACCGGTCTTGTCGAGCCGGTCGATGATGTCAGCACCCTGGAAATTCTTCTTTCTAAGATGGTGGGCACGGTGCGCAGTCTTAGTCTCTTTGCGTATTGTGTCCAAGGGGGAGTTTTCCCCTGCACTCAACGATGCTCCACGGTTACGTCCAGAAACATATTGCGACTGTGGCCTGGATGACGACGGCTGGCTCGATCGACGGGGCCTAGTCTCGTTCATGGATCCGAACGCATTCGCGCGGTGGTCCGAGAAGTGCTGTTTCCGAGGGCTGGCAGACTGTGGAGGGGACGGGTACTCATACCTGCTCGACCTTGGAGTAGTCTGGCCAAACTGCGAAACAGTCGCAGAGGGAGCCTTGGCTTCAGACGAGGCTCTCGAGCGGCGGTACGGATTTGTCTGCGCAGAGCTGCCGGTGTGTTGAGATGGTAGGAATGGGTTGGTTCCCACTGAGCTGCCAGTTTGTTGAGACCGCAAGAAAGGGTTGCTCCCGGCTGAGCCACCTGTGCGCTGTTCCTGGACCTTTACGGAGGGTCCGTCTTTGGACAGTCCGGCGGATCCGGGTGGGGTGATGGGGCCATCTTGTCGAGGCGCAAAGGTTGAGCGGAAGTGGGAGTTCAGTCCAGTCTCATCGCTCGGGTCTGGCTCGATCAATGGGTCGATAAGTGCGTGTTGTGCCTGGGAGTGAAGTCAATGTTTTGTCCCTAAAGGTCTTATGCTGTGAAAGTAGGGCCTTCGTGTTTAGAAGGAAGAGAACTGTAGTCAGAGTGTACAAGGATACTCATTGACGGCCACGCGACAGAAGGTTGTAGGCAAGGGAGGCGAGACGTACCCGTTCCATGGTTTCTGTGATGCTCTGCGTAACTATGACTGGTGGATTCTAGGCCCGTGGTTGCAAAAGGTAACACAGAGATTGGGTAAAGAGGTGTTTTTGGTTTGGtgaggctaagtaagagttGAAGAAGAGAACAGGCAGGCCGCGAGGAGGGAAGTGGTTAGATAAAGCCCGACTTGGCAGGCACGAACGACAGGAGAACGACGCGTAACATCGTCGCTCTCGTCGTCGCCCAAAGGCGGTGCTACGTCATTTGCTAAGGCCGGATGCATGGGATCAGAAAAGTGGGCCTGACATGTTCGAGCCGCATCCTAGTCTCTCGTGCAGAGCTGAACCAGCGCGTCCAGCGCAAGGTCGTTCAATTTTGAGATGTCTTCAATGCTGTATAAGACCATTCGGCTTTCTGTATAGCTTAAACAGAAACATTCTGTATGCTAAAGGCCTTCAGATGTGAAGGTCGGGCTGTTGCATCTCGCTTTTTCGGCACCGCCAGAGCTAGTGACGACGACAGCTGCTACATAGTAAAGATCATCAGGGCCCAACACCAACCACGGACCAGCACCCAACCAAGCCAACCATGTCGTTGGTGCAATACTCCGACTCTGACTCCGGCAGCGAAGAAGGTGCAAACTCACCAGCCCAGAAGCCTAAGGCTGTGTTAAAGCGCAAGCGCAGCAGCGAACCCAGCAATGACGACCTCCCGCCGCTCCCGGCTGCATTCCATGATCTCTACTCTACCAATGCGCGCGTCAGCACACGCGACGACCCCAACCTGCACGGCGGTCGTAAGCGGGCAGTCCCTCACGTGGAAGGTAATTGGCCGAGCCATATTTATTTAGAGTGTAAGGATGATCCTGCGCCGTTCCTCGAAAGCGTGAGCGTGGTAAGCTAACGTGTCCGAGGGGTCCCTTCACAGACAGAGTCTGACAGCCTGCACAGCTTGATACAGACTATCAAAGATTCTATCAAAGATAAGAACAAGGAGCGTGCAAAGCCACTTCCTGTTCCTGACATCATACCTTCTCTGCAGTCAGATTTGGGCGCACCGTTGCCATTACATGTCTCGCTGTCGCGGACGCTACAAATCAAGACTAACGACCGGGAACAATTTCTTGAAACCTTGAACAACTCCTTGCGAAGAGCCGCAGTCCAAGCCTTCCACTTCGAATTTCACAGTCTGAAGTGGGTGCCTAACTTTGAGCGGAACAGATGGTT includes the following:
- a CDS encoding rRNA-processing protein produces the protein MSMITATTWVPRGFAAPFPEKYQFDEDEYERISQLAKLQLDDAKEDLEEAQAEKTATGNGRSKSKKHDDDDDDLKEYDLEHYDDEVDEAAGDTMAMFGNANNLVFHENDEDDPYITMQGADEEDDEEREELQILATDNLVLAGRIEDEVAHLEVYVYEDEDDNLYVHHDIMLPAIPLAVEWLDLPVGKSAASSNAKGNFVAIGTMDPDIELWNLDVVDSMYPDAVLGQGAEDAANADKPKKKKKKKSNKANDNFHVDSVLSLAANRQHRNLLASSSADKTVKLWDLNTTKCAKSYTYHTDKVCSVAWHPVESTVLLSGSYDRTVVAADMRAPEAKAPRWGVESDVETVRWNPHDPNYFYISTENGMIHYHDTRMAPADPSQSKPAWVLQAHDESISSFDINPIIPGFLVTGSTDKQVKLWNVQENGPSMVVSRDLGVGRVFSTSFAPDKEVGFRLAVAGSKGSVQIWDTSTNAAVRAAFATKVPQMKPGAKERLVALEESDTDSDTDEGESDGEEEGEQEKGWESMEE
- a CDS encoding RNA helicase, which produces MERAHSPKRRKLEPDEYSIAPQPKFRKPNRPRDRNGAPSGRGADAPQKPFDGPEPLVDDLDSMALDRDWYGGEENGHTFGDDSHNPFGGAESSWLDAQREAALTEKKLNNRASMRAQQKQKDVDAWETNRMLQSGVAQRRHFDDDFNDDDEATRVHILVHDLKPPFLDGKKVFTRQIDPVPAVRDPQSDMAVFSRRGSRVVKEKRQQKEREKQTKEATSAKGTTLGNIMGVKEDDTDSAAPMPEDVEKKGGSKFADHLRKQEGASAFSKSKTLREQRQYLPAFAVREDLLRVIRDNQVTIVVGQTGSGKTTQLTQFLHEDGYGKLGLIGCTQPRRVAAMSVAKRVSEEMEVKLGGLVGYAIRFEDCTSKDTKIKYMTDGVLLRESLVEPDLDKYSCIIMDEAHERALNTDVLMGLIKKVLARRRDLKLIVTSATMNSERFSRFYGGAPEFIIPGRTFPVDIQYSRSPCEDYVDSAVKQVLAIHVSQGPGDILVFMTGQEDIEITCELVAERLKLLNDPPKISILPIYSQMPADLQAKIFERAAPGVRKVIVATNIAETSLTVDGIMYVVDAGFSKLKVYNPKMGMDTLQITPISQANASQRAGRAGRTGPGKCFHLYTERAFRDEFYIQTIPEIQRTNLANTVLLLKSLGVKDLLDFDFMDAPPQDTITTSLFDLWALGALDNIGNLTPLGRTMTAFPMDPSLAKLVITAVEYECSEEMLTIVAMLSVPSVFYRPKERQEESDAAREKFFVPESDHLTLLHVYTQWKVNGYSDGWCIRHFLHPKALRRGKEIRDQIQDIMEKQKMPLVSCGTDWDVIRKCICSGYYHQAAKVKGIGEYINLRTSVTIQLHPTSALYGLGYLPDYVVYHELILTSKEYMSCVTSVDPHWLADMGAVFYSIKEKGYSARDKRVTEREFNRKAELEAQMAVDKAHEEQRIADEESGPLIKKAVLGRKKEEGDGVVKRPVIGLKSKFKRR
- a CDS encoding poly(U)-specific 3'-to-5' RNA exonuclease — protein: MSLVQYSDSDSGSEEGANSPAQKPKAVLKRKRSSEPSNDDLPPLPAAFHDLYSTNARVSTRDDPNLHGGRKRAVPHVEGVPSQTESDSLHSLIQTIKDSIKDKNKERAKPLPVPDIIPSLQSDLGAPLPLHVSLSRTLQIKTNDREQFLETLNNSLRRAAVQAFHFEFHSLKWVPNFERNRWFLVLSIKKPTHNELNKLLHACNEAAQKSGHPALYSGGKGDGPMEMNSPTAGSRVKHDETDRSENFHVSIAWNLTEPDPEWASLVQSIDVGRCVRSPQASFDVIKARVGNVVHNFDLDTRRSSLGTERGSLGLG